From Streptomyces chrestomyceticus JCM 4735, one genomic window encodes:
- a CDS encoding acyl-ACP desaturase, translated as MTIAPDRHAEERGQAAWSDARLLYALEEVVEKELNRHLKVAKDWMPHEYVPWSDGRNFDGVMGGEPWAPEQSKVSDIGRTALVVNLLTEDNLPSYHHEIATLFGRDGAWGTWVHRWTAEEGRHGIVMRDYLLTSRAVDPVELENFRMAHMSAGFESDNAHSMLHSIAYVAFQELATRISHRNTGHHSGDPVCDRMLSRIATDENLHMVFYRNLLAAAFELAPDQTMCSVRDVVTGFRMPGHGMPGFERAAARMAIGGIYNLRIHHDDVLQPVLRYLKVLEIGGLGPAGLRAQEELGTYLGGLDDQARKFDERLAAREARRAARGR; from the coding sequence GTGACCATTGCCCCCGACCGCCATGCAGAAGAGCGCGGCCAGGCCGCATGGAGCGACGCCCGGCTGCTGTACGCCCTCGAAGAGGTCGTCGAGAAGGAGCTGAACCGGCACCTGAAGGTGGCCAAGGACTGGATGCCGCACGAGTACGTGCCCTGGAGTGACGGCCGCAACTTCGACGGCGTCATGGGCGGCGAACCGTGGGCCCCCGAGCAGTCCAAGGTCAGCGACATAGGGCGGACCGCCCTGGTGGTCAACCTGCTGACCGAGGACAACCTGCCCAGCTACCACCACGAGATCGCCACCCTCTTCGGGCGGGACGGCGCCTGGGGCACCTGGGTGCACCGCTGGACGGCGGAGGAGGGCCGGCACGGCATCGTCATGCGGGACTACCTGCTCACCAGCCGGGCCGTGGACCCGGTCGAGCTGGAGAACTTCCGGATGGCGCACATGTCGGCGGGCTTCGAGTCCGACAACGCGCACAGCATGCTGCACTCGATCGCGTACGTCGCCTTCCAGGAGCTGGCGACCCGTATCTCGCACCGCAACACCGGCCACCACTCCGGCGACCCGGTCTGCGACCGGATGCTGTCCCGCATCGCCACCGACGAGAACCTGCACATGGTCTTCTACCGGAACCTGCTCGCCGCCGCCTTCGAGCTCGCGCCCGACCAGACCATGTGCTCCGTACGGGACGTGGTCACCGGCTTCCGGATGCCGGGGCACGGCATGCCCGGCTTCGAGCGCGCCGCGGCCCGGATGGCGATCGGCGGGATCTACAACCTGCGCATCCACCACGACGACGTGCTCCAGCCGGTGCTGCGCTACCTGAAGGTGCTGGAGATCGGCGGCCTCGGCCCGGCCGGGCTGCGGGCCCAGGAGGAGCTGGGGACGTACCTGGGCGGGCTGGACGACCAGGCGCGCAAGTTCGACGAGCGGCTGGCGGCCCGGGAGGCCCGCCGGGCGGCCCGCGGCCGGTAG
- a CDS encoding LysR family transcriptional regulator has translation MADWDIKKLRILRTLHELGTVTAAAEALHLTPSAVSQQLAGLARQLGVTLLEAHGRRVRLTDAAHLVLRHAEAVFAQLERADAELLGYLQGEAGEVRVGAFSTSIPALVVPAVRDLRGSHPGLAVSVREAEAAEAYELLAEGSVDLALSLAAHAPTPRDPKFTRLALLADPLDVALPAGHPLADEPGLRLADLAGEQWIFGSSGPWSQITTAACEHAGFVPERAHAAADWDAILAMVGAGMGVALVPRMAMSGARGRTEPVRDEGGAAAVAVRVLRADQPRRHVVAAVRRGAEGAPGLARVLAALRRIAGEAAVPPGGAAL, from the coding sequence ATGGCCGACTGGGACATCAAGAAGCTGCGCATCCTGCGCACCCTCCACGAGCTGGGCACGGTCACGGCGGCCGCCGAGGCGCTGCACCTGACGCCGTCCGCGGTGTCGCAGCAGCTCGCCGGGCTGGCCAGGCAGCTCGGGGTGACGCTTCTGGAGGCCCACGGCCGGCGGGTGCGCCTGACGGACGCCGCGCACCTCGTCCTGCGGCACGCCGAAGCCGTCTTCGCGCAACTGGAACGCGCGGACGCCGAGTTGCTCGGCTACCTCCAGGGCGAGGCGGGGGAGGTGCGGGTCGGCGCGTTCTCCACCTCGATCCCCGCGCTGGTGGTACCCGCCGTACGGGACCTGCGCGGCTCGCACCCCGGCCTCGCGGTGTCCGTACGGGAGGCGGAGGCGGCGGAGGCGTACGAGCTGCTGGCGGAGGGCAGTGTCGACCTCGCGCTCTCGCTGGCCGCGCACGCGCCGACGCCGCGCGACCCGAAGTTCACCCGGCTCGCGCTGCTCGCCGACCCGCTGGACGTGGCGCTGCCCGCGGGACACCCGCTGGCGGACGAGCCGGGGCTGCGGCTGGCCGATCTGGCGGGCGAGCAGTGGATCTTCGGGAGCAGCGGTCCCTGGTCGCAGATCACGACGGCCGCGTGCGAGCACGCCGGATTCGTCCCGGAAAGGGCGCACGCCGCGGCCGACTGGGACGCGATCCTGGCGATGGTCGGCGCGGGTATGGGGGTGGCGCTGGTGCCCCGGATGGCGATGTCGGGGGCGCGGGGCCGGACCGAGCCGGTACGGGACGAGGGCGGTGCCGCCGCGGTGGCGGTGCGGGTGCTCCGTGCCGACCAGCCGCGACGGCATGTCGTGGCGGCGGTACGGCGCGGGGCGGAGGGGGCGCCGGGACTGGCGCGGGTGCTGGCCGCGCTGCGGCGGATCGCCGGGGAGGCGGCCGTGCCGCCGGGCGGGGCGGCTCTCTGA
- the alc gene encoding allantoicase, with the protein MTSTPAAASATDPHANDAAPYGGGDPYADYRGGDFPFTSLVDLADRRFGAGVIAANDEFFAERENLLKPGPAVFDPERFGHKGKIMDGWETRRRRGADGAHPFPTDDEHDWALIRLAAPGVVRGVIVDTAHFRGNYPQQITVEATALPGSPGPEDLLADGVKWEELVPRTPVRGHAANGFGVTAERRFTHLRLKQHPDGGVARLRVYGEVVPDPAWLDVLGTVDLASVMHGGVVEDASDRFYSSPAQIIQPDLSRKMDDGWENRRRRVRDTHDWVRFRLAAQGEIRAVELDTAYLKGNSAGWAALYGCDAETADPSDDASWFEILPQTRLQPDTPHRFALPRPVTATHVRLDVYPDGGLARMRLHGDLTETGRAGLVWRFDELSG; encoded by the coding sequence ATGACCAGCACTCCGGCCGCCGCCTCCGCCACCGACCCGCACGCCAACGACGCCGCCCCGTACGGCGGCGGCGACCCGTACGCGGACTACCGCGGCGGGGACTTCCCCTTCACCTCGCTCGTCGACCTCGCCGACCGCCGCTTCGGCGCCGGCGTCATCGCCGCGAACGACGAGTTCTTCGCCGAGCGCGAGAACCTGCTGAAGCCCGGCCCCGCGGTCTTCGACCCGGAGCGCTTCGGCCACAAGGGCAAGATCATGGACGGCTGGGAGACCCGGCGGCGGCGCGGGGCCGACGGCGCGCACCCCTTCCCCACCGACGACGAGCACGACTGGGCGCTGATCCGTCTGGCCGCCCCCGGGGTCGTCCGGGGCGTGATCGTCGACACCGCCCACTTCCGCGGCAACTACCCGCAGCAGATCACCGTCGAGGCCACCGCGCTCCCCGGCAGCCCGGGCCCCGAGGACCTGCTCGCCGACGGCGTGAAGTGGGAGGAGCTCGTCCCCCGTACACCGGTGCGCGGCCACGCCGCCAACGGCTTCGGGGTGACGGCCGAGCGCCGCTTCACCCACCTGCGCCTCAAGCAGCACCCGGACGGCGGCGTCGCCCGGCTGCGGGTGTACGGCGAGGTCGTGCCCGACCCGGCGTGGCTGGACGTGCTCGGCACCGTCGACCTGGCGTCCGTCATGCACGGCGGCGTCGTCGAGGACGCCTCCGACCGCTTCTACTCCTCGCCCGCGCAGATCATCCAGCCCGACCTGTCCCGCAAGATGGACGACGGCTGGGAGAACCGGCGCCGCCGCGTCCGCGACACCCACGACTGGGTACGGTTCCGCCTCGCCGCGCAGGGCGAGATACGCGCCGTCGAGCTCGACACCGCGTACCTGAAGGGCAACTCGGCGGGCTGGGCGGCGCTCTACGGATGCGACGCGGAGACCGCCGACCCGTCCGACGACGCCTCCTGGTTCGAGATCCTCCCGCAGACCAGGCTCCAGCCCGACACCCCGCACCGCTTCGCGCTCCCGCGCCCGGTGACCGCGACCCACGTACGGCTGGACGTCTACCCCGACGGCGGCCTCGCCCGGATGCGCCTGCACGGCGACCTCACCGAGACCGGCCGCGCCGGACTGGTGTGGCGCTTCGACGAACTGAGCGGCTGA